A stretch of the Nematostella vectensis chromosome 1, jaNemVect1.1, whole genome shotgun sequence genome encodes the following:
- the LOC5519058 gene encoding sugar phosphate exchanger 3, producing MASLTPYHILVFILTFMSYAFFHATRKAFSNCKDNMRKEWTPFNKTNPIEPESTWEAVQFFETKKSAEYFLGAMDTTFLSTYAIGLFISGALGDRFNLRKVLAFGMCSSAIMVFMFGTVSKWLNIHNIWYYGVFMALNGILQSTGWPSTVAVMGNWFGKSSRGLVFGLWSACASVGNIFGALEVAAVLDYGYEYAMLVPSAMLFAGGLVIFFCLIPSPQDIGLPMPTDELSSAEEQRPVFNDTDDQQPYPNQAPYALPDALFQSSSVLPKESKKAIGFCQALFLPGVIPYSLSYACLKLVNYSFFFWLPYYLSVKLNWKDSIADDLSTFYDIGGIIGGAIAGFITDRMRSRSPVVVVMLILSVISLFVYKSIGAEYTLNVVVMAITGFMIGGPANLISSAISADLGRQPCLKGDDEALATVTGIVDGTGSVGAAIGQILIPVITNTNKERGWEYVFYFLMAMAFMSFVCIVIVPLYNLIRNLWCPRNETALIQSEFAARRGEVPSPTI from the exons ATGGCGTCCTTAACTCCATACCACATTCTTGTCTTTATTCTAACGTTTATGAG CTATGCATTTTTCCATGCTACAAGAAAAGCTTTTAGTAATTGCAAGGACAATATGCGAAAAGAATGGACGccttttaacaaaacaaaccCGATTGAACCGGAATCG ACATGGGAGGCAGTTCAATTTTTTGAGACAAAG AAAAGTGCTGAATACTTTCTTGGAGCGATGGACACCACCTTTTTATCAACATATGCTATT GGGCTTTTTATTAGTGGTGCCTTAGGTGACAGATTTAACCTTCGCAAGGTCCTGGCATTTGGAATGTGCTCCTCTGCTATCATG GTGTTCATGTTTGGGACAGTCAGCAAATGGCTAAACATACACAACATCTGGTACTATGGAGTTTTCATGGCATTAAATG GTATTTTACAGTCTACTGGCTGGCCATCTACCGTGGCTGTGATGGGCAACTGGTTTGGTAAATCCAG CCGTGGCCTTGTGTTCGGCTTGTGGAGTGCATGTGCTTCCGTGGGGAATATCTTTGGGGCTCTTGAG GTTGCTGCAGTGCTTGACTATGGATATGAG TATGCCATGCTTGTCCCTTCTGCCATGCTGTTTGCTGGGGGACTCGTTATATTTTTCTGCCTGATTCCTTCACCTCAGGACATTG GATTACCAATGCCCACCGATGAGCTGAGTAGTGCTGAAGAACAGAGACCAG TATTTAATGATACAGATGATCAGCAACCCTACCCCAACCAGGCACCATATGCTCTACCAGATGCTTTATTCCAG TCATCATCGGTTTTGCCCAAAGAATCTAAGAAGGCTATTGGATTTTGCCAAGCTCTATTTCTTCCGGGAGTCATTCCA tATTCTCTATCATATGCCTGCCTGAAGCTTGTGAACTACTCCTTCTTCTTTTGGCTTCCATACTACCTTTCAGTCA AGCTCAATTGGAAGGACAGCATAGCCGATGACTTATCCACATTTTATGATATTGGTGGAATTATTGGAGGTGCTATTGCAGGTTTTATAACT gaTCGCATGCGTTCCCGCTCTCCTGTGGTTGTTGTGATGCTCATTTTGTCTGTCATTTCTCTTTTTGTTTACAAGA GTATTGGAGCAGAGTATACCTTGAATGTTGTTGTCATGGCAATTACAG GGTTCATGATAGGCGGGCCAGCAAATCTTATCAGTTCTGCGATATCTGCTGATCTAGGGAGACAG CCCTGCCTTAAGGGTGATGACGAAGCTCTCGCCACTGTCACTGGTATAGTTGATGGGACAGGGAGTGTCGGTGCCGCTATTGGACAG ATCCTTATTCCTGTCATCACAAACACCAACAAAGAACGTGGCTGGGAATACGTGTTTTACTTCCTCATGGCAATG GCGTTTATGAGTTTCGTCTGTATAGTTATCGTACCTCTATACAACCTAATCAG GAATCTTTGGTGTCCTCGTAATGAAACAGCGCTGATCCAGTCCGAGTTTGCTGCTAGGCGAGGAGAAGTGCCATCCCCGACGATATGA
- the LOC116602974 gene encoding uncharacterized protein LOC116602974, which produces MDHLSSTPRLFPSGDCEVAIDNDQVVKKNWKVRVGQKNRVSIITSVCQAVVDGSDDLQKRPDLSPRNWRRTFVDEDFGALEEAINFDPYKNESLRKENKQLLQKCLEQVFKEQNARGDGGCTDDIDEKVKEIEKKKTTRICPNCHTEMPPKRESVSIPIAE; this is translated from the exons ATGGACCACCTCAGTTCTACACCACGTCTTTTCCCATCAGGCGACTGCGAGGTGGCCATTGATAATGACCAAGTTGTAAAGAAAAACTGGAAAGTGCGGGTGGGCCAAAAGAACCGTGTGAGCATAATCACCAGTGTATGCCAGGCTGTCGTAGATGGAAGTGATGACCTACAAAAGCGCCCAGATCTCTCTCCCAG gAATTGGAGAAGAACCTTTGTCGATGAAGATTTTGGAGCTTTGGAGGAGGCCATAAATTTTGACCCATACAAGAATGAGTCACTTAGGAAAGAG aATAAACAGCTTCTGCAGAAGTGCCTTGAACAAGTTTTCAAAGAGCAGAATGCCAgaggtgatggtggttgtacAGATGACATTGATGAGAAAGTAAAGGAAATcgagaagaagaaaacaaccaGAATTTGTCCAAACTGCCACACAGAAATGCCCCCAAAAAGAGAAAGTGTGTCAATCCCGATTGCAGAGTAG
- the LOC125565806 gene encoding uncharacterized protein LOC125565806, which produces MTKLKTQSKRKSAAQHSKLTMTSFAVSFPLVFLASSLLSHYPVDSSNVIITTDDGSKDKAYCMYEDMMFQCKTEKECDGEDYVDWGRGKGQGNDPNLKQNDCKYPQTCCLPFKNSEDSVERYKKKVAADKGKSDAMFA; this is translated from the exons ATGACGAAATTGAAAACTCAAAGCAAGAGGAAGAGCGCTGCCCAG CATTCAAAGTTAACAATGACTTCGTTTGCTGTGTCTTTCCCTCTTGTTTTTCTCGCGTCTTCCTTGCTGTCACATTATCCAGTCGATTCTTCcaatgtcatcatcaccaccgaCGATGGTAGCAAAGATAAAG CGTACTGTATGTATGAGGATATGATGTTTCAGTGTAAGACGGAAAAGGAATGCGATGGTGAAGATTACGTGGACTGGGGACGCGGTAAGGGACAAGGAAATGATCCCAACCTAAAGCAGAACGATTGTAAATATCCACAAACATGTTGCCTGCCATTTAAG AACTCCGAAGATTCTGTGGAAAGATACAAGAAGAAGGTCGCAGCGGATAAGGGGAAGAGCGACGCAATGTTCGCATAG